A stretch of Fusarium poae strain DAOMC 252244 chromosome 2, whole genome shotgun sequence DNA encodes these proteins:
- a CDS encoding hypothetical protein (SECRETED:SignalP(1-18)): MHFTTLFTTVLAAGMASAAEVTEYNAVALRQGHKEIDHAALQASNGRFALKVKNQGAACDRGVTENKVTFNINKSGELSLYTFGKNPQVAYVDRSGMGQGMLGYATYGDKGFNLPKNAETKGWKVAKNGDLTFGGKGFIACPNSKKAGGSYSIWADVGNKNPGGNQNCQAITVRATEDKTPVACVYSI, encoded by the coding sequence ATGCATTTCACTACACTTTTCACTACCGTCCTCGCCGCTGGCATGGCTTCTGCCGCTGAAGTGACAGAATACAACGCTGTTGCACTTCGCCAGGGCCACAAGGAAATCGACCACGCTGCCCTCCAAGCTTCCAATGGTCGCTTTGccctcaaggtcaagaaccAGGGCGCCGCTTGTGACCGAGGCGTCACCGAGAACAAAGTCAcattcaacatcaacaaatcTGGCGAACTCAGCCTCTACACTTTTGGCAAGAACCCTCAGGTGGCCTACGTCGACCGCTCAGGCATGGGCCAGGGCATGCTCGGTTACGCCACCTACGGAGACAAGGGCTTCAACCTTCCCAAGAACGCCGAGACAAAGGGCTGGAAGGTTGCTAAGAACGGAGACCTCACTTTCGGGGGCAAGGGCTTCATTGCGTGCCCCAACAGCAAGAAGGCTGGCGGCTCTTACAGTATCTGGGCTGATGTTGGAAACAAGAACCCTGGTGGTAACCAGAACTGCCAGGCTATTACTGTCCGTGCTACTGAGGATAAGACCCCTGTTGCCTGTGTCTACTCTATTTAA